GCGAGCCCGGTGCACCACCAGCTTATCTTCCTCGGAAAGCTCATCCATACCCAGGATGGCGATAATATCCTGCAGCTCTTTGTAGCGCTGGAGGATCTGTTTGACCTCCTGCGCTACTCGGTAGTGTTCCTCGCCCACGATGTTCGGATCCAGGATACGGCTGGTCGATTCGAGCGGATCGACGGCCGGATAGATACCCTGGGCGGCGAGCTGACGGCTGAGCACCGTGGTAGCGTCCAGGTGGGCAAACGTGGTAGCCGGAGCCGGGTCGGTCAGGTCGTCGGCCGGCACATAGATGGCCTGGAACGAGGTGATGGCGCCGTGCTTGGTGGAGGTAATCCGCTCCTGCAGCTCACCCATTTCAGTGGCCAGCGTGGGCTGATACCCTACCGCGGAGGGCATACGTCCCAGCAGGGCCGACACCTCGGATCCGGCCTGGGTGAAACGGAAGATGTTGTCAATGAAGAGCAGCACGTCGCGGCCGCCCAGGTCCCGGAAGTACTCAGCAATGGCCAGTCCGGTCAGTGCTACGCGAGCACGGGCACCCGGCGGTTCGTTCATCTGACCGAAAACGAGCGTGGCCTGACTCTTCTGCAACTCCTCAAAATCTACTTTCGATAGATCCCAGCCGCCCGCCTCCATCGACTCCAGAAAAGCGTCGCCGTAACGAATAACCTTGCTTTCGAGCATCTCGCGGAGCAGGTCGTTCCCCTCACGCGTGCGCTCACCGACACCGGCGAAGACCGAAAGCCCTTCATGCGCCTTAGCGATGTTATTAATCAGCTCCATGATGAGCACGGTCTTACCGACGCCGGCACCGCCAAACAGCCCGACCTTCCCTCCGCGCATCACGGGCTGGATCAGGTCGATAACTTTGATGCCGGTTTCCAGCATTTCAACCCGTGTGGCCAGTTCCTCGAAGGGCGGTGCTGGGGCGTGAATGGGCCGGTAGCCTTCCGCCTTGGGCTGCGGCAGTCCGTCAATGGCCTGTCCCACCACATTGAACAGCCGCCCGCGA
This is a stretch of genomic DNA from Rhodothermus sp.. It encodes these proteins:
- the atpD gene encoding F0F1 ATP synthase subunit beta, whose product is MEIKTDQAVGRVVQIIGPVVDVEFPEEQLPEIYDALVITREDGSELVLEVEQHLGENRVRAIAMDSTDGLTRGTPVRNLDRPISVPIGPEIRGRLFNVVGQAIDGLPQPKAEGYRPIHAPAPPFEELATRVEMLETGIKVIDLIQPVMRGGKVGLFGGAGVGKTVLIMELINNIAKAHEGLSVFAGVGERTREGNDLLREMLESKVIRYGDAFLESMEAGGWDLSKVDFEELQKSQATLVFGQMNEPPGARARVALTGLAIAEYFRDLGGRDVLLFIDNIFRFTQAGSEVSALLGRMPSAVGYQPTLATEMGELQERITSTKHGAITSFQAIYVPADDLTDPAPATTFAHLDATTVLSRQLAAQGIYPAVDPLESTSRILDPNIVGEEHYRVAQEVKQILQRYKELQDIIAILGMDELSEEDKLVVHRARRVQRFLSQPFFVAEQFTGIPGKYVKIEDSVRGFRMILDGELDHLPERAFLLRGTIEEVIEAGEKMLKEAEA